Genomic DNA from Haloarcula marina:
GGAGGCACAGGGAACCGACCCGACCGACTACGCGCCGCTCTCGTTTACCGTCGGCGCGGGCGACATCATCGAGGGACTGGACGAGGCGCTGGTCGGGATGGAAGCCGGGGAGGAGGCGACGGTGACCGTGCCGCCCGAGAAAGCCTACGGCGACCCCGCCGAAGAGAAAGTTCGGGAGTACGACCCCGAGACGTTCGAGTCGATGGTCGGCAAACCCGCGGAGGTGGGCCTGCACGTCGAGGCCGAGAACGGACTGCACGGCGACGTGACCGCCGTCCGCGGCGACGCTATCGAAGTGGACTTCAACCACGAACTCGCGGGGCGGACGCTGGTGTTCGACGTGGAAGTCGTCGACGTGCGCTAACGGCCGGTGTCGTACTTGTAGGTCGCTTCCTCCGGGTCGATACCGAAGTCCTCGGCGGAGTCTTCGGGTTCCGTCTCGTGGGACTCGTGGGCCGAGGCGTTCTTGAACCGCTCGCGGAACCGCGAGGGAATCCCGAAGTCGTCGTGTTCGAGGCGGAGCGGGACGGCTCCCGGTTGGATGTTCTCCTGCTTCGTCTCCAGTCGCTCACGCAGGGGGTCCGGTAACGCCTCGGTCGAGATGCGCTCGAAGCCGAACTGGGTGAGGTACGTGTCCTCGCTCGTCAGCGAGTACACCACGTCGAACCCCTCGTCGGCGGCGTACTCGACGAGTCGCTCGATGACGTGCGCGCCGACGCCCTGCCCGCGCCACTCCGGGAGGACGCCGATACTCGTCAGTTCGCAGACGGGGTCGCTCTCGTCCGGCTTGTGGATGCGGATGCGACCGAACCCGGCCTTCCGGTTGTCGTGTTCGTCGATGGCGACGACGTAGTCGCGGGAGCGGAAGGCCGTCTCGTCCAGCCCCATCTCCTCGATGCGGTCCAGCAACCAGGCTTCTTCGCGGTTTTTCGCGTCCCGGACGTACATACGTGGAACTTCGCTCGCCGCGGTGAAAAGGGTTTCCGGGGGGTCGACGACACTGCCGTATGCGGCTCTGACGGGGTTCTGCGCCGGAACGTCGGCCCGCGCAACTACTTAGTGCGTTGTCACCGAACCACACGGCATGGCCCCCGATTCACTCGAAGAGCTAGACCACGTCGTCCACGAACCCTCTCGGGAGTCCGTCGAATCGACCAACGTCTGGCAGTTCATGCAGACGTACGACATCGAGGACTACGAGGCCTTGATACGGCGGACGACGACGGACATCGAGGGGATAGAGGAGAGCGGCGTCGACTGGTTCTGGGACGAAGTGGTCGACTACCTCGGTATCGAGTTCTTCGAGGACTACGACGCGGTCAGAGACGACGGCGACGGCCCACAGTTCACCCGCTGGTACCCCGGCGGCGAACTGAACGCCGCCCACAACGTCGTCGACAGACACGCCGCCCGTGACAACGGCGCGCGCAACCACGTGGCGCTCATCTGGGAGGGCGAACCCGGCGACGTGCGGCAACTCACCTACCACGACCTGCACGCCCAGTCCAATCGGGTCGCGAACTACCTCGAATCGGTCGGCGTCGACACCGGCGACACCGTCGGCCTCTACATGCCGATGGTCCCCGAAGTCGCCAGCATCCTCTACGGGTGTCTGAAAGTCGGGGCCATCGCCGTCCCCATCTTCTCGGGGTTCGGCGTCGACGCCACGGCCACCCGCATCGCAGACGCGGAGTGTTCCGTGCTGTTCACCGGCGACGGGTTCTACCGCCGCGGGTCGAAGGTCCACCTCAAGGGGACGGCCGACGAGGCCATCGAGGAAGCCGAGAACCTCGTCGACGGGAGAGAGACGCCCGTCGAACACACCGTCGTCTACGACCGCATCGGCACCGCCGAGGACCCCGTGGACCGACTGACGTGGACGCGGCGCGACGAGTGGTGGACCGAGGCCGTCGAGACACAGAGCGACGAGTACGAGACGAAGTCCCTGCCCAGCGACCAGGAGTCGATGCTGCTGTACTCCTCGGGGACGACGGGGAAACCGAAAGGCATCGTCCACACGCACGCGGGCGCGCTCCTGCAGGCGACCAAGGAGATTTACTTCGGGTTCGACCACAAGCCCGGCGACCGCTTCTTCTGGGTCAGCGACATCGGGTGGATGATGGGGCCGTGGATGCTCTTGGGCAACCACGCGCTGGGCGGCACGGCGTTCATGTACGAGGGCGCGCCCGACCACCCCGACCCCGACCGGTTCTGGGCGATGATAGACCGCCACGACCTGACCGTCTTCGGCGTCTCGCCGACGGCGATTCGAGCGCTCCGAAAGAAGGGCGAGACGTGGCTGGACGGCCACGACCTCTCTTCGCTCCGACTGCTCGGGTCGACGGGCGAACCGTGGGACCCGGAGAGTTGGCAGTGGTTCTACGAGAACGTGGGCGGCGGCGACTGTCCCATCATCAACATCTCGGGCGGCACGGAGATAATGGGCTGTTTCCTGATGCCGATGCCCATCCAGTCGCTGAAACCCTGTACGCTCGGCGGCCCGGGTCTGGGGATGGACATCGACATCGTGAACGAAGCGGGCGAGTCAATCGCCGATACCCACGAACGCGGCTATCTCGTCGCTCGGGACTCCTGCCCGTCGATGACGAAGTCGCTGTGGAGCGGCGACGAGCGGTATCTGGCGGAGTACTGGTCGGCGTGGCCGGACCTCTGGGACCACGGCGACTGGGCGCAGAAGGACGCGGACGGTCTCTGGTTCCTCCACGGCCGGGCCGACGACGCCCTGAACGTCGCGGGCCGGAAGGTCGGCCCCGCGGAAGTCGAGGGCGCGGCGATGGACCACCCCGCGGTGAATCAGGCCGCCGCCGTGGGCGTCCCGGACGACACCACCGGGACGGCCGTCGTCCTCTACGCCGTCCTCGAACCGGGCCACGACCCGACGGACTCGCTCCGGGAGGCCATCAAATCCACCGTCGGCGAGGAACTGGGCAAGCCGTTCCGGCCCCGCGAGGTGCTGTTCGTGGACGCGTTCCCGAAGACCCAGAGCGGAAAGATTCTCCGACGGGCCATCGGCGCGGTGTACCGCGGCGAGGAGTTGGGCGACATGTCCAGCATCGAGAACCCCGAGGCGCTGGAGGCTATCGAAGCGGCGAACTGACGGCGTGGGGGTCACCGATTCGAGTACCGTTCTGAGAGGCCCCTCCGTTGCTGATGGCCTGTTGGGGCGAGCGGATACATCGCGGGCTATCACACACGATGTCCGGACCGGTTGGCACGATTCGTTCTAGTTCGACCTCCACGTCAGGTAACTGCCCGAACGCGCGCCCGATTCTGAATGCGTCTGCGGGAATTTCGTATTCTGCATAGACGACCATACAGCGCTCTACGTGTTCACGAGCCAAAGCTGTAATTCAGAGTGAACGAATTCGCTGGGAGAGCCGACACTGTGTCACACGTTTGGGTTCGGGGCCCCGAATTTCCGGTTCAGACTGCGTCAACGACCGACTCACCACGTGAGTCTTCCCTGTCGTCGGACCGACGACCGTACTCGACGCTCGCGACGACGGCGACGGCCCAGAGAACCGCCAAGCCACCGCCGAGGAAGCCGAGGCTCGACTCGATGGTCGGGAAGACGAGGGAGACGACCCCCAGCGATGCGGCCAGCAGTCCGCTCACCCACGCCGCGATGCGCCAGTCGCGTTCCCGCAGGACCGCGAGGCCGCCCAGCAGAACGACGAGGAACGCCGTGATGCCCATCGCGCCGTAGTGGACGAGCGCCGCGTGTTCGTCCGCCAGCGTGAGTTGCTTGCTCACTTCCAGCGCCGCGTACGCCAGTAACGGCACCGCACCGACGGCGAACACGGCGGCGGCGCGCCGGTCCACGCGCCCGACCCGGTCGAAGCGGAACAGCGACCGCCCGGCGGGGTGGAGGGCGAGGGCGACCACCGCGAGGACCGCCGAGGTCAGAAAGCCCGTGAACAGGAACGAGTCGGCGAGGTAGGCGAAGACGGCGACGGCGCTCACGGCGAGAACCGGCGCGAGGACGGTGTTCACCCGCTCGCTGGGGTGGTACAGCACCAGCGCCAGCGGAACGATGAGTCCCGCCCAGAGCAGCGCCGAGATGGCCATATCGTGGACTTGGTGGATGCCGAACTCGCCGCCCCAACTGAGGAAGAACGCCAACAGGACGGGGCGGGGCGTCATCACGACGTTGAGCGCGATAATCGCGACGGCGACGATGCTAAACGCGGCGAGGCGAACCTTCGCCGCGGTGCCGAGCGCCCCGACGCGCTCGTCTCTTGGTTCCGACGTGTGGACTGATGACGACATGCTCATTCACGTGTTACTGTTAGTTCTGTGATAAGATATAGCTAGCTAGACACACGCTATCACTGGTGCGAGTGGGATTTTCACTCCGTCTATCAACGGTCTGGCAGTCGATGCGGTAACGGGACCGGCGCTCACTCCTCGGAGGCAGAACTCG
This window encodes:
- a CDS encoding AMP-binding protein; its protein translation is MAPDSLEELDHVVHEPSRESVESTNVWQFMQTYDIEDYEALIRRTTTDIEGIEESGVDWFWDEVVDYLGIEFFEDYDAVRDDGDGPQFTRWYPGGELNAAHNVVDRHAARDNGARNHVALIWEGEPGDVRQLTYHDLHAQSNRVANYLESVGVDTGDTVGLYMPMVPEVASILYGCLKVGAIAVPIFSGFGVDATATRIADAECSVLFTGDGFYRRGSKVHLKGTADEAIEEAENLVDGRETPVEHTVVYDRIGTAEDPVDRLTWTRRDEWWTEAVETQSDEYETKSLPSDQESMLLYSSGTTGKPKGIVHTHAGALLQATKEIYFGFDHKPGDRFFWVSDIGWMMGPWMLLGNHALGGTAFMYEGAPDHPDPDRFWAMIDRHDLTVFGVSPTAIRALRKKGETWLDGHDLSSLRLLGSTGEPWDPESWQWFYENVGGGDCPIINISGGTEIMGCFLMPMPIQSLKPCTLGGPGLGMDIDIVNEAGESIADTHERGYLVARDSCPSMTKSLWSGDERYLAEYWSAWPDLWDHGDWAQKDADGLWFLHGRADDALNVAGRKVGPAEVEGAAMDHPAVNQAAAVGVPDDTTGTAVVLYAVLEPGHDPTDSLREAIKSTVGEELGKPFRPREVLFVDAFPKTQSGKILRRAIGAVYRGEELGDMSSIENPEALEAIEAAN
- a CDS encoding FKBP-type peptidyl-prolyl cis-trans isomerase, producing the protein MPIEPGDGVTIEYVGRFEDGTVFDTSRAEVARDEGLLEAQGTDPTDYAPLSFTVGAGDIIEGLDEALVGMEAGEEATVTVPPEKAYGDPAEEKVREYDPETFESMVGKPAEVGLHVEAENGLHGDVTAVRGDAIEVDFNHELAGRTLVFDVEVVDVR
- a CDS encoding GNAT family N-acetyltransferase, with the protein product MYVRDAKNREEAWLLDRIEEMGLDETAFRSRDYVVAIDEHDNRKAGFGRIRIHKPDESDPVCELTSIGVLPEWRGQGVGAHVIERLVEYAADEGFDVVYSLTSEDTYLTQFGFERISTEALPDPLRERLETKQENIQPGAVPLRLEHDDFGIPSRFRERFKNASAHESHETEPEDSAEDFGIDPEEATYKYDTGR